The following are encoded in a window of Bacteroidales bacterium genomic DNA:
- a CDS encoding NAD(P)-binding domain-containing protein, translating to MELLLEKIIIYGLVFLLCLLVLVIYMFKLRRTSRKTADKIAEARASGTYEPVSLHPLVDPNSCIATGACISACPEKDILGILRGKATTINAARCVGHGACFHACPTQAISLCIGTEQRGVDLPHMNRDFETNIPGISIAGELGGMGLIRNAVEQGRQAVDHIVRVLDRSHRAGYDLIIVGAGPAGISGSLSAKKHGLRFLTLEQDSLGGTVYSYPRKKVVMTSLMELPLYGRVKMHETNKGELLDLWNQVLTKQDIHVIEHTKAERIYPDGNHFRITTSAGQEYTAKHVLLAIGRRGTPRKLNVPGEGTEKVAYRLLEPEQIRNEHILIVGGGDSAVEAALQLCDQNIVNLSYRKETFSRIKAKNQEKIQEAIRLGKLEVWFNSNLQSIESEEVALVNGERGEQRFRNDRVYIFAGGELPTQFLNKIGIQITRKFGEAILKHD from the coding sequence ATGGAACTGCTACTAGAAAAGATTATTATTTACGGATTGGTGTTTCTCCTGTGCCTGCTGGTGCTTGTCATATACATGTTCAAGCTGAGGCGGACCAGCAGAAAAACCGCAGATAAAATTGCTGAAGCCAGGGCCTCCGGAACCTATGAGCCGGTATCCCTGCACCCGTTGGTGGATCCAAACAGTTGCATCGCTACCGGGGCATGTATTTCGGCCTGCCCTGAAAAGGACATCCTTGGCATTCTCCGGGGGAAGGCCACCACCATCAATGCAGCCCGGTGTGTAGGGCACGGGGCTTGTTTTCATGCCTGCCCCACCCAGGCCATCTCCCTTTGTATAGGCACCGAACAGAGGGGGGTGGACCTGCCTCACATGAACCGGGATTTTGAGACCAATATTCCGGGGATCTCCATTGCCGGCGAGCTCGGAGGGATGGGACTTATCCGTAATGCCGTGGAACAGGGACGGCAGGCGGTGGATCATATCGTCCGGGTGCTGGACCGGTCGCACCGGGCCGGGTATGACCTGATCATCGTGGGAGCAGGCCCGGCAGGGATCTCCGGTTCGCTGAGCGCAAAAAAGCATGGTCTGAGATTTCTCACCCTGGAGCAGGATTCGCTGGGCGGGACGGTTTATTCCTATCCCCGAAAAAAGGTGGTTATGACCTCTCTCATGGAACTTCCCCTGTATGGCCGCGTGAAGATGCATGAAACAAACAAGGGGGAACTTCTGGACCTTTGGAACCAGGTGCTCACGAAGCAGGACATTCATGTGATCGAGCACACGAAGGCGGAACGGATCTATCCGGACGGGAACCACTTCCGGATCACCACCTCCGCTGGTCAGGAATACACGGCCAAACATGTACTCCTGGCCATAGGCCGCCGGGGTACGCCACGAAAACTGAATGTTCCAGGGGAAGGGACCGAAAAGGTTGCCTACCGGCTGCTCGAACCCGAACAAATCCGGAATGAACACATTCTGATCGTTGGCGGCGGCGACTCGGCGGTGGAGGCGGCCCTGCAGCTCTGCGATCAAAACATCGTTAATCTTTCCTACCGCAAGGAGACTTTCAGCAGGATCAAAGCCAAAAACCAGGAAAAGATACAGGAAGCCATCCGCCTGGGTAAACTGGAGGTGTGGTTCAACAGCAACCTTCAGAGCATTGAAAGCGAAGAGGTGGCCCTGGTCAACGGGGAAAGAGGTGAGCAAAGGTTCCGGAACGACCGGGTGTATATTTTTGCCGGAGGCGAACTTCCCACCCAGTTTCTGAACAAGATCGGCATCCAGATCACCAGGAAATTCGGAGAAGCGATCCTGAAACACGACTAA
- a CDS encoding universal stress protein: MKKVLIALDYDPTAQKVAETGFTLAKSLKAEVTLLHVIKDLVFYATPGFSPIMGYNGFVDVSPTVMDSVEGLKDASLQYLNKTREHLGDQSIQTLVKEGDFAETILETAEELHADIIVIGSHSQKWLENILMGSVTENVVQDSSIPLFIVPTRKHQ; the protein is encoded by the coding sequence ATGAAAAAAGTTTTAATTGCTCTGGATTATGATCCCACTGCACAAAAAGTGGCTGAAACAGGTTTTACACTGGCAAAATCTTTGAAAGCCGAAGTGACCTTATTGCATGTAATTAAAGATCTGGTGTTTTATGCCACCCCTGGATTTTCTCCGATAATGGGCTATAACGGCTTTGTGGACGTAAGTCCGACGGTAATGGATAGTGTAGAAGGGCTGAAGGATGCATCCCTTCAGTATCTGAACAAAACCCGGGAACACCTGGGCGACCAATCGATTCAAACCCTGGTGAAAGAAGGGGACTTTGCAGAAACCATTCTGGAAACCGCAGAAGAATTACATGCCGATATTATTGTAATCGGGTCACACAGTCAGAAATGGCTGGAGAACATACTTATGGGAAGTGTTACCGAAAACGTGGTGCAGGATAGTTCCATTCCCCTGTTTATCGTTCCAACCCGAAAACATCAGTAA